In the Setaria italica strain Yugu1 chromosome VI, Setaria_italica_v2.0, whole genome shotgun sequence genome, one interval contains:
- the LOC101779642 gene encoding LOW QUALITY PROTEIN: uncharacterized protein LOC101779642 (The sequence of the model RefSeq protein was modified relative to this genomic sequence to represent the inferred CDS: deleted 5 bases in 3 codons; substituted 2 bases at 2 genomic stop codons) codes for MFDPVHLIQIAALNLGHAAHLSKPTRQTTNHTHRPRGSDDESTVHASPPPVHRPHADLHPDPPPPAMSGRHAPHLRLAVPPRLSAHPSFRFPSTPLPTPSKARGLPSSSSASPSSPYGAALLRLLVLHALFLLAPTVRSLPSLARALALPPLLALLAAAALLLLHFAAVSRKAHQHHHPFPGLPALLRPALLLALSLLLRLVALRVVPSPGLLVLAESAGSLFARALRRPSRRRVLSVAVAALSLVCMSPSPSVILAIPFASGFLSSTEHSATARHATRSRRARAAAFALAAAILSVPALVGLSFFGDTDTSDGLDGAVPIGPLWLVLLNAAFFGMALGRQQEHDGGSGRPSVDFAMTFLCTLVLQLVYYPKLPLPGFLISGFLLWIASREQAPAGYVELGSKDVSGVSLXGQSWGPVRHILRSGKVEGRFAAFLLINTGLHVCLKFSCGFMSDSLGLISDGLAIWLFDCCCTGQLVSTHPNIARLPANGMYNFGRGRFEILSGYVNAVFLVLVGVVIVLESFERFXAREISTSSLLAVSIGGLVVNVIGLVFFHEEHHHAHGGTCSHSHSHSHSHQHGHEHHQHHGHGDHQHHDHDHHSVNHVKACCDHHGDESHHHYHHSNGNIDGIHNNLMDNACKEKHSHSHGHEHEHHHHDHSGHCHQSGDHAHQNCSSIGVDQQLLEIPLSNMHSHGAEGHSSKAVLSSSESGNHKKSEHRHHIDHNMEGIFLHVLADTMGSVGVVISTLLIKYKGWLIADPICSVFISVMIVSSVLPLLRNSAEILLQRVPRSHEKDLNVALDDVMKIEGVLGVDNVHVWNLTNTDIVGTFHLHVSAEADRSSIRNRALRIFHEAGVQDLTIQIECVKR; via the exons ATGTTCGACCCGGTCCACTTGATTCAGATTGCAGCCCTTAATTTGGGCCACGCGGCCCATCTTTCCAAACCAACCAGGCAAACCACCAATCACACACACCGACCGCGAGGCAGTGACGACGAGTCCACAGTCCACGCCTCGCCTCCCCCGGTCCACCGCCCCCACGCCGACCTCCAtcccgatccgccgccgccggccatgtcCGGCCGCCACGCGCCGCACCTCCGGCTGGCGGTGCCGCCGCGGCTCTCCGCGCACCCTTCCTTCCGCTTCCCCTCCACGCCTCTCCCCACCCCGTCCAAAGCCCGcggcctcccctcctcctcctccgcctccccctcgTCCCCGTACGGCGCCGCGCTCCTCCGATTGCTCGTCCTGCACgcgctcttcctcctcgcgcccaCCGTGCGCTCGCTCCCCTCCCTGGCCCGCGCGCTCGCGCTGCCCCCGCTCCtcgcgctgctcgccgccgccgcgctcctcctcctccacttcgccgccgtctcccgcaaggcccaccagcaccaccacccgTTCCCAGGGCtccccgccctcctccgcccggccctcctcctcgcgctctccctcctcctccggctcgTCGCCCTCCGCGTTGTCCCGTCCCctggcctcctcgtcctcgcggAGTCAGCAGGTTCCCTGTTCGCCCGCGCCCTCCGCcggccctcccgccgccgcgtcctctccgtcgccgtcgcggccttATCTCTGGTTTGCATgtccccttccccttccgtGATCCTCGCGATCCCCTTCGCCTCGGGCTTCCTTTCCTCGACAGAACACTCGGCCACCGCGCGGCATGCCACACGCAGTAGGCGTGCCCGAGCGGCAGCCTTtgcactcgccgccgccatcctctccGTGCCGGCGCTTGTGGGTCTCTCCTTTTTCGGTGACACAGACACCAGCGACGGTCTCGATGGAGCAGTGCCAATCGGCCCGCTCTGGTTGGTGCTACTTAACGCTGCCTTCTTTGGCATGGCTTTGGGACGACAGCAGGAGCACGACGGCGGCAGTGGTAGGCCAAGTGTGGATTTTGCAATGACGTTCTTGTGCACTCTTGTTCTTCAGCTGGTGTACTACCCGAAGCTGCCTTTACCGGGTTTCTTGATCTCTGGGTTCCTCTTGTGGATTGCCAGCAGGGAACAGGCACCTGCAGGATATGTGGAGCTTGGGAGCAAAGATGTATCAGGGGTCAGTTTATGAGGGCAGTCATGGGGGCCAGTCAGGCATATCTTGAGG AGCGGGAAGGTCGAGGGAAGATTTGCTGCATTTCTCTTGATCAATACAGGCTTACATGTTTGTTTGAAATTTTCCTGTGGGTTCATGAGTGATAGC TTGGGGCTGATTTCTGATGGCTTGGCCATATGGTTGTTTGATTGTTGCTGCACTGGGCAATTGGTCTCTACGCATCCTAACATAGCGAGATTGCCTGCAAATGGGATGTACAACTTTGGAAGAGGCAGGTTTGAGATT TTGTCAGGGTATGTTAATGCAGTGTTCTTGGTTCTTGTTGGTGTGGTGATCGTGTTGGAGTCATTTGAGAGATTCTGAGCTCGGGAAATATCAACTAGTAGTCTTTTGGCAGTTTCAATAGGTGGACTTGTCGTAAACGTCATTGGATTGGTTTTCTTTCATGAGGAGCACCATCATGCTCATGGTGGTACCTGTTCTCACTCCCATTCACATTCTCATTCACATCAACATGGTCATGAACATCACCAACACCATGGCCACGGAGATCACCAACATCATGATCATGATCATCACAGTGTTAATCATGTGAAGGCATGTTGTGATCATCATGGAGATGAGAGTCATCATCATTATCACCACAGTAATGGTAATATCGACGGCATCCATAACAACCTCATGGACAACGCCTGTAAGGAAAAACATAGCCATAGCCATGGCCATGAGCATGAGCATCATCACCATGACCATTCAGGACATTGCCATCAGAGTGGAGACCATGCTCATCAAAATTGCAGCAGTATTGGTGTTGACCAACAGCTTCTTGAGATTCCTCTTAGCAATATGCATTCTCACGGCGCAGAAGGTCACTCTTCAAAAGCAGTACTGAGCTCATCAGAATCTGGAAACCATAAGAAGTCAGAACACCGGCATCACATTGATCACAACATGGAAGGAATCTTCTTGCATGTCCTAGCTGACACAATGGGAAGCGTTGGTGTCGTAATATCAACATTACTGATCAAGTACAAGGGATGGCTTATAGCTGACCCCATATGCTCAGTATTCATTTCAGTAATGATCGTATCTTCTGTTCTTCCATTGTTAAGGAATTCTGCTGAAATTCTGTTGCAGAGAGTCCCGAGGAGTCATGAAAAGGATTTGAATGTAGCTTTGGATGATGTTATGAAGATTGAGGGTGTCCTTGGAGTTGATAATGTTCATGTGTGGAACTTAACAAATACCGACATCGTAGGCACTTTTCACCTACATGTATCTGCAGAAGCTGACAGGTCCTCCATAAGAAATAGAGCTTTACGAATATTTCATGAAGCTGGAGTTCAGGATCTGACTATCCAGATCGAGTGTGTTAAAAGATAG
- the LOC101779251 gene encoding uncharacterized protein LOC101779251, which yields MPPPVLRLVPAAAGAAPPRARGGRTGAGRGGGVRLRARAAAGEATPAPSRTQVIMDKISGGSEEVGGAGGAYSYSALKRLDQIWTSICGPQVDSKVPEVVTRIQGPLADSNVGAGSEIFDLIVCGGTLGIFVATALSSKGLRVGIIERNIIKGREQEWNISRKELMEIVEIGILSEAELEQIISSDFNPNRCGFEDKGEIWVENILNLGISPAKLVETMKERFISSGGTIFEGKSLSSIYVYDDRAVLKLSDDDFLSCRLVVDAMGNFSPIVRQIRSGRKPDGMCLVVGACARGFEKNTTSDIIFSSSSVNRAGNSGVQLFWEAFPAGSGPNDRTTYMFTYVDPKIGGPKLEELLEVFWNLMPAYQDVVLENLDIRRVIFGIFPTYRDSPLPAAFDRILQVGDASGIQSPVSFGGFGSLTRHLGRLSNGIYEAVEGDFLDAHSLRLLNPYMPNLSASWLFQRAMSVQPDINVSPTFINELLFANFQSMQKLGDSVLRPFLQDVIQFGPLVKTLGLVMLTRPQLLPSIFKQVGLGVILDWSGHFLMLGFYTFLSTFIDPVTRSWVESLPPRDKYQWKQYLEAWRYGAGLDYRQGE from the exons ATGCCGCCCCCTGTCCTTCGCCTGgtccccgcggcggccggcgccgccccgccaCGCGCTCGCGGTGGGCGCACcggggcggggcgcggcggtggcgtgcgccTGCGCGCCAGAGCGGCGGCTGGGGAGGCCACGCCGGCGCCTTCCAGAACCCAG GTGATAATGGATAAGATCTCTGGTGGTAGTGAAGAAGTTGGGGGTGCTGGAGGGGCATACTCATATAGTGCGCTGAAAAGATTGGATCAAATATGGACTAGTATCTGTGGACCACAAGTAG attCCAAAGTCCCTGAAGTTGTTACTCGGATTCAAGGGCCGTTGGCTGATTCTAATGTTGGTGCTGGTTCAGAGATCTTTGATTTAATAGTGTGTGGTGGCACATTAGGTATATTTGTAGCTACTGCTCTCAGTTCTAAAGGCCTTCGTGTTGGAATTATCGAAAGAAACATAATCAAAGGG AGGGAACAAGAGTGGAATATTTCAAGAAAAGAGCTTATGGAAATTGTGGAGATTGGCATCCTTTCGGAAGCAGAGCTTGAACAAATAATTTCAAGTGATTTCAATCCT AATAGGTGTGGATTTGAGGATAAAGGTGAAATTTGGGTGGAGAACATTCTTAATCTTGGTATTTC gCCTGCTAAACTTGTTGAAACCATGAAAGAACGCTTCATTTCTTCAGGAGGAACAATATTTGAGGGGAAGAGTCTATCAAGCATTTACGTCTATGATGATCGTGCA GTACTAAAACTGAGTGATGATGATTTCTTGTCTTGCCGACTTGTTGTTGATGCTATGGGTAATTTTTCTCCAATCGTGAGGCAG ATCCGGTCTGGTAGAAAACCAGATGGAATGTGCCTTGTTGTTGGTGCTTGTGCTCGTGGATTTGAGAAAAATACAACAAGTGATATTATTTTCAGTAGCTCATCAGTAAATAGAGCTGGAAATTCAGGAGTACAACTCTTTTGGGAG GCCTTTCCTGCTGGTTCTGGTCCCAATGATCGTACTACATACATGTTCACTTATGTTGATCCAAAAATTGGGGGTCCTAAGCTAGAAGAACTTTTGGAAGTGTTTTGGAACCTTATGCCTGCTTACCAG GATGTAGTTCTTGAAAATCTGGATATAAGGAGAGTTATATTTGGAATTTTTCCAACTTATCGGGATAG CCCCTTGCCAGCTGCATTTGACCGTATCTTACAG GTtggtgatgctagtggaatACAGTCACCTGTTTCATTTGGAGGTTTTGGAAGCTTGACGAGACATCTTGGGCGTTTGTCAAATG GTATATATGAAGCAGTTGAAGGAGATTTCCTGGATGCTCATAGCCTGCGGCTGCTGAACCCTTACATG CCAAATTTAAGTGCATCATGGCTGTTCCAACGAGCGATGTCAGTACAGCCGGACATCAATGTGTCGCCAACCTTTATTAATGAACTTCTTTTTGCTAATTTTCAGTCAATGCAG AAACTTGGGGATTCAGTACTCCGGCCATTTCTCCAG GATGTGATACAATTTGGACCACTAGTGAAAACTTTGGGTCTAGTAATGCTCACTCGGCCACAACTTCTGCCTTCCATATTTAAGCAG gtTGGACTTGGAGTCATCCTTGACTGGTCAGGCCATTTTCTGATGCTTGGTTTCTACACTTTCCTTTCTACCTTCATCGATCCAGTCACGAG GTCTTGGGTCGAATCCTTGCCTCCCAGGGACAAGTAtcaatggaaacagtaccttgAAGCATGGAGATATGGAGCTGGTTTAGATTATCGTCAAGGGGAGTAA